From a single Pseudophryne corroboree isolate aPseCor3 chromosome 6, aPseCor3.hap2, whole genome shotgun sequence genomic region:
- the LOC134934511 gene encoding keratin-associated protein 10-1-like: protein MMQPASDCMPASECKPASDYMSACDYMSACDYMSAFDCMPDSDYMSACDCMPASDYMSACDCMPASDYMSACDCMPASDYMSACDCMPASECKPASDYMSACDCMPASECKPASDCMPASECKPANDYMSACDYMSPCDCMPASDYVSACDYVSACDCMPASDYVSACDCMPASDSMSACDYMSPCDCMPASDYVSACDCMPACDCMPASDSMSACDCMSGCDCMPASDYMSACDCMPANDYVSACDYVPACDCMPASDYVSACDCMPASDYMSACDCMPARECKPASDYMSACDCMPASECKPASDYM, encoded by the coding sequence atgaTGCAGCCAGCCAGTGACTGTATGCCAGCCAGTGAATGTAAGCCAGCCAGTGACTATATGTCAGCCTGTGACTATATGTCAGCCTGTGACTATATGTCAGCCTTTGACTGTATGCCAGACAGTGACTATATGTCAGCCTGTGACTGTATGCCAGCTAGTGACTATATGTCAGCCTGTGACTGTATGCCAGCTAGTGACTATATGTCAGCCTGTGACTGTATGCCAGCCAGTGACTATATGTCAGCCTGTGACTGTATGCCAGCCAGTGAATGTAAGCCAGCCAGTGACTATATGTCAGCCTGTGACTGTATGCCAGCCAGTGAATGTAAGCCAGCCAGTGACTGTATGCCAGCCAGTGAATGTAAGCCAGCCAATGACTATATGTCAGCCTGTGACTATATGTCACCCTGTGACTGTATGCCAGCCAGTGACTATGTATCAGCCTGTGACTATGTGTCAGCCTGTGACTGTATGCCAGCCAGTGACTATGTGTCAGCCTGTGACTGTATGCCAGCCAGTGACTCTATGTCAGCCTGTGACTATATGTCACCCTGTGACTGTATGCCAGCCAGTGACTATGTATCAGCCTGTGACTGTATGCCAGCCTGTGACTGTATGCCAGCCAGTGACTCTATGTCAGCCTGTGACTGTATGTCAGGCTGTGACTGTATGCCAGCCAGTGACTATATGTCAGCCTGTGACTGTATGCCAGCCAATGACTATGTTTCAGCCTGTGACTATGTGCCAGCCTGTGACTGTATGCCAGCCAGTGACTATGTGTCAGCCTGTGACTGTATGCCAGCCAGTGACTATATGTCAGCCTGTGACTGTATGCCAGCCCGTGAATGTAAGCCAGCCAGTGACTATATGTCAGCCTGTGACTGTATGCCAGCCAGTGAATGTAAGCCAGCCAGTGACTATATGTGA